Within the Thermodesulfobacteriota bacterium genome, the region TAAAAATAGAGATCATCGACGATTTCCCTTTTTAACCAGCTATATCTCCTCTTTATTTGATAGAGCGTGAGTAAATAGGAGGTTAAAAAACCGATCAAATACATAAGACCGTACCATCTAAGAGCTATAGGACCGATCCTAAAGATTTCAGGATCTATCTCAGGGTATTTTATCAATCGATATGTACCCCGTTCTGTCTTATGAAGTCCTTTAAAGATCCTGCATCGCTAAATACGACAGCCTTCATCCCTAGCTCGGAAGCCGCTTTAACGTATCGAGGGATGTCGTCGACGTAAAGAATTTCATGAGGGGAAAAACTCACATTCTCAAATATGGCCTCATATATGGCCCTTTTGGGCTTTTTGGCTCCTATTTCATACGAGAGTATCCATCTGTCCATGAGGTGAACAACTGGATACTTTGCCTTTATGTAGGAAAAGTGGAGTTCATTTGTATTGCTTAGAAGAAAGAGTGGAAAGCCTTTTAATTTTAAGGCGTGTATTATCTCCTTTACCTCTTCGTTTTCCTGAAATATTGGATTCCAAACTTCTTTGAACTCTTCGAAACTCAGCTCTAGCTTAAACCTTTCCTTTATGAGGAGGAAAAAATCCCAAGACGACATCTTTCCCTCTTCATAAGAATTCACAAGCCCATCTTCGTGAGCGAAAAGGAAATTGAATATTTCCTTCGGGGTTAGAGTATTACGGAGCAAAGATTTTTCATAAAGCTTATCCGCAATCTGAGTGTGTTCGAAAGGAAGGATCACCCCGCCGAGATCAAAAACAAAAAGCCTTATCATAAACGTAGATCTTTTTTGGGTTGAGCCTCGAAAAGTAACCGTATTCGTCTATGAGGTGTCTCCAGCCGCATATGTGAACGATCCTCTTTCCCTCATTTTCCCTCATTATCCTTTCTATTAACCTGGAAGCGTACTCGTCTCTCACTTTCATCTCATTCGAATAGCTAAAAAGTT harbors:
- a CDS encoding HAD family phosphatase; translation: MIRLFVFDLGGVILPFEHTQIADKLYEKSLLRNTLTPKEIFNFLFAHEDGLVNSYEEGKMSSWDFFLLIKERFKLELSFEEFKEVWNPIFQENEEVKEIIHALKLKGFPLFLLSNTNELHFSYIKAKYPVVHLMDRWILSYEIGAKKPKRAIYEAIFENVSFSPHEILYVDDIPRYVKAASELGMKAVVFSDAGSLKDFIRQNGVHID